The Daucus carota subsp. sativus chromosome 7, DH1 v3.0, whole genome shotgun sequence genome window below encodes:
- the LOC108193812 gene encoding LOW QUALITY PROTEIN: uncharacterized protein LOC108193812 (The sequence of the model RefSeq protein was modified relative to this genomic sequence to represent the inferred CDS: deleted 1 base in 1 codon) produces MSHHEFHHRRRNRSEIDRKKLVFKQIAPSIAGKSCPICLNHIDYRRAAVITACTHAYCIDCIDKWRKLKRKCPLCNAQFDSWFFRFSFSSRSFSIQKLPPLVAEEKRIDGGDLLRVRSNRFVAGRVVSSREDLDIGNSRTRPLPRLRSFGNPRTAPPDIIKERILQWRRSIYEQHLQAVPCLNKKLQEQDIIKKQGVKERILQKIEPWIERELKAIISDPDPSILVHVTTSIYISAIERKQNHQGTLVGILEDNYLEALQPFLLERTSMFWHELRCFAESYVNMDTYDTVVRYVARVD; encoded by the exons ATGAGTCACCACGAGTTCCATCATCGCCGACGTAATCGATCTGAAATCGATCGCAAAAAGCTCGTCTTCAAGCAAATCGCACCGTCGATTGCCGGAAAATCATGTCCGATATGCTTGAACCACATCGATTATCGAAGGGCAGCTGTAATTACAGCATGTACGCACGCTTATTGTATCGATTGTATTGACAAATGGAGAAAATTGAAACGAAAGTGTCCTCTTTGTAACGCGCAATTCGATTCGTGGTTCTTTAGGTTTAGCTTCTCTTCTCGGAGCTTCTCTATACAAAAGTTACCGCCTTTAGTTGCTGAGGAAAAAAGAATTGATGGTGGAGATTTGCTTCGAGTTCGTAGTAATCGATTTGTCGCTGGAAG AGTTGTGAGCTCAAGGGAAGACTTGGATATTGGCAATTCAAGAACAAGGCCATTGCCGAGACTTAGATCATTTGGAAACCCAAGGACCGCACCTCCTGACATTATTAAAGAGAGAATTCTGCAATGGCGCAGAAG CATATACGAGCAGCATCTCCAGGCTGTGCCTTGTTTAAACAAAAAACTTCAGGAGCAG gacataataaaaaaacaagggGTCAAAGAGAGGATACTACAGAAAATAGAGCCATGGATAGAGAGGGAACTAAAGGCAATCATCAGTGATCCTGATCCATCAATACTTGTGCATGTCACTACCTCAATATACATTTCAGCCATTGAAAGAAAGCAAAAC CATCAGGGCACTTTGGTCGGGATCTTAGAGGATAATTATCTTGAGGCGTTGCAGCCTTTTCTGCTTGAGAGGACTAGTATGTTCTGGCATGAACTTAG GTGTTTTGCAGAAAGCTATGTGAACATGGATACTTATGATACTGTAGTTAGGTATGTTGCCCGTGTGGATTAA
- the LOC108194709 gene encoding GTP-binding protein OBGC, chloroplastic, whose protein sequence is MASTSSISIYTPFSRQLLSPPYCKIKRSPRKAKPRKLTPNPNPLLKSRSIPQLEATTYTRLPPKDDFIADPSQFSAPEITLSDLNSIRDVSARKPPVNGEKVEEIGGGDEELGFDYGKFELFEIGSDNEEDDEEFDDEVVLGFGDGELGDEFEGVDENGEEGEREKEKGVPAVMRCFDRAKIFVKAGDGGNGCVAIRREKFVPLGGPSGGDGGRGGHVYVEVDGSMNSLLPFRQSIHYRAGRGSHGKGSNMHGAKGDSVVVKVPPGTVVREAGKDGEEGELLFELLNPGQRALLLPGGRGGRGNAAFKSGTNRVPKIAENGEEGAEMWLELELKLVADVGIVGVPNAGKSTLLSVVSAAKPNIANYPFTTLLPNLGVVSFDYDASMVVADLPGLLEGAHRGFGLGHEFLRHTERCSVLVHIVDGSSQQPEYEYDAVRLELEMFSPELAEKPYIVAYNKMDLPDAYENWPSFKETLQSRGIEPFCMSAATGEGTREVIYAAYELVQKRKEAAKGEGFNSPLNLNHVADMVSKQRKSPINEFEISHDTSSNTWNVVGAGLQRFVQMTNWSYVDSDRRFQHVLEACGVFKSLTRLGVKEGDTVVIGEMEMVWHDYKNGGSSNIKRRAAAVRWPQ, encoded by the exons ATGGCATCAACAtcatctatatctatatacacACCTTTCTCTCGACAACTCTTATCTCCACCTTACTGTAAAATCAAACGAAGCCCAAGAAAAGCTAAACCCAGAAAGCTCACTCCTAACCCTAACCCTCTCCTTAAATCTCGCTCTATTCCCCAGCTCGAAGCCACTACTTACACTCGTTTACCCCCCAAAGACGATTTTATCGCTGACCCATCTCAATTTTCAGCCCCGGAAATCACGCTCTCCGACTTGAATTCGATTCGTGATGTTTCGGCTCGAAAACCGCCAGTAAATGGCGAGAAAGTTGAGGAAATTGGTGGTGGTGATGAGGAATTGGGGTTTGATTATGGGAAGTTtgagttgtttgaaattggttcTGATAACGAGGAGGATGATGAGGAGTTTGATGATGAGGTTGTGTTGGGGTTTGGGGATGGAGAGTTGGGAGATGAGTTTGAGGGTGTGGATGAGAATGGGGaagagggggagagggagaagGAGAAGGGGGTGCCAGCTGTGATGAGATGTTTCGACAGGGCGAAAATCTTTGTGAAAGCTGGGGATGGAGGCAATGGTTGTGTGGCGATAAGGAGGGAGAAGTTTGTTCCGTTGGGTGGGCCTTCGGGTGGAGATGGTGGGAGAGGTGGTCATGTGTATGTCGAAGTTGATGGTTCGATGAATTCTTTGTTGCCGTTTAGGCAGAGTATTCATTATCGTGCGGGGAGAGGGAGTCATGGCAAGGGGAGCAATATGCACGGTGCTAAAGGGGATAGTGTTGTGGTGAAGGTGCCACCTGGGACAGTTGTTAGAGAGGCCGGGAAGGATGGGGAGGAAGGGGAATTGCTGTTTGAGTTGTTGAATCCAGGGCAGAGGGCATTGTTGTTACCGGGAGGAAGAGGTGGGAGAGGGAATGCTGCTTTTAAGTCGGGGACGAATAGGGTGCCCAAGATTGCCGAGAATGGTGAAGAGGGTGCAGAAAT GTGGTTAGAGTTAGAGCTGAAGTTGGTGGCTGATGTTGGGATAGTGGGAGTTCCAAATGCTGGGAAAAGCACGTTACTCAGTGTTGTAAGTGCTGCGAAGCCAAACATTGCCAATTACCCATTTACAACCTTGCTTCCCAATTTAGGTGTGGTATCATTTGACTATGATGCTTCAATGGTTGTTGCTGATCTGCCTGGTTTGCTTGAAGGTGCACATCGTGGTTTTGGTTTAGGCCATGAGTTTCTCCGGCACACAGAAAGATGCTCAGTTCTG GTACACATTGTTGATGGCTCGTCACAGCAACCAGAGTATGAATATGATGCAGTCCGTCTTGAGTTGGAAATGTTTAGTCCAGAACTTGCTGAAAAGCCTTACATAGTAGCATACAACAAAATGGATCTTCCCGACGCATATGAAAATTGGCCATCTTTCAAGGAAACATTACAATCTCGTGGGATTGAACCTTTTTGCATGAGTGCAGCGACGGGAGAAGGCACTCGGGAAGTGATATATGCTGCTTATGAGCTtgtacaaaaaagaaaagaagccgCTAAAGGAGAAG GTTTTAATAGCCCTTTAAATTTAAACCATGTGGCTGATATGGTGTCAAAGCAGCGAAAGTCTCCAATAAATGAGTTTGAGATCTCTCATGACACCTCTTCAAATACTTGGAATGTAGTCGGAGCGGGGCTGCAACGTTTTGTCCAGATGACGAACTGGAG TTATGTAGATTCTGACAGAAGGTTTCAACACGTCCTTGAGGCATGTGGAGTATTTAAATCTCTTACAAGGCTTGGTGTTAAAGAGGGGGACACTGTTGTCATTGGTGAG ATGGAGATGGTGTGGCATGATTATAAGAATGGGGGCTCATCAAATATCAAGCGACGGGCAGCTGCAGTAAGATGGCCTCAGTAG
- the LOC108196251 gene encoding serine/threonine-protein kinase PBL27, with amino-acid sequence MGCFPCFGSSEDDGKNGEQEVVKKDSFKEGSAPQSYHMTRVGSDNTKSRGGFDPKKELPLPKDVPTPHIAAQTFTFRELAAATKNFMPECLLGEGGFGHVYKGRLESTGQVVAVKQLDRNGLQGNREFLVEVLMLSLLHHPNLVNLIGYCADGDQRLLVYEFMPLGSLEDHLHDLPPNKEPLDWNTRMKIAAGAAKGLEYLHDKANPPVIYRDLKSSNILLGEGYHPKLSDFGLAKLGPVGDKTHVSTRVMGTYGYCAPEYAMTGQLTLKSDVYSFGVVFLELITGRKAIDNARTHGEHNLVAWARPLFKDRRKFPKMADPLLQGRYPMRGLYQALAVAAMCLQEQAATRPLIGDVVTALTYLASQAYDPNASVSQSSRVGSSTPRSRDRRSTHDAVDSPGHNGSPTTHKNSPDFRKRDLMTNSRNGETSGGSGRRWAVDDLEYTESQRDSPVSAGRTREPRNRDLDRERAVAEAKVWGENLREKKQGGAMDSFDATNE; translated from the exons ATGGGGTGTTTTCCATGTTTTGGATCATCAGAAGATGATGGTAAAAATGGAGAGCAAGAAGTGGTAAAAAAAGACTCTTTTAAGGAAGGTTCTGCACCTCAGTCTTATCACATGACTAGAGTTGGTTCAG ACAATACTAAATCTCGAGGTGGTTTTGATCCCAAGAAGGAACTACCCCTACCGAAAGATGTACCAACACCCCATATTGCTGCACAGACATTTACATTCAGAGAGCTTGCAGCTGCAACAAAGAATTTCATGCCAGAATGTTTACTTGGTGAAGGTGGGTTTGGTCATGTTTATAAGGGACGCCTTGAAAGTACTGGACAG GTAGTTGCTGTAAAACAGCTTGATCGGAATGGCCTTCAAGGAAATAGAGAATTTCTAGTGGAGGTTCTAATGCTCAGCCTTTTACATCATCCGAATCTTGTCAACTTAATAGGTTATTGTGCTGATGGGGATCAACGCCTCCttgtttatgaatttatgccATTGGGATCACTAGAGGATCATTTACATG ATCTTCCGCCAAACAAAGAGCCTCTGGACTGGAATACAAGGATGAAGATTGCAGCTGGTGCTGCAAAGGGATTGGAGTATTTGCATGACAAAGCAAACCCTCCTGTAATATACAGAGATTTAAAGTCGTCCAACATACTTCTTGGTGAAGGCTATCACCCGAAGTTGTCTGACTTTGGATTGGCAAAACTGGGTCCTGTTGGTGATAAAACTCACGTCTCCACACGGGTTATGGGGACCTATGGTTATTGTGCTCCTGAATATGCTATGACTGGTCAATTGACACTGAAATCTGATGTTTACAGTTTTGGAGTTGTCTTCTTAGAACTTATAACAGGACGAAAAGCTATCGACAATGCCAGGACTCATGGAGAGCATAACCTTGTAGCATGG GCAAGACCGCTTTTTAAGGATCGCAGGAAGTTTCCCAAGATGGCTGACCCATTATTGCAAGGTCGTTATCCAATGCGAGGACTCTATCAGGCTCTTGCTGTTGCAGCAATGTGTTTGCAAGAGCAAGCTGCCACAAGACCTCTTATTGGGGATGTAGTAACTGCTTTAACTTATTTAGCGTCCCAAGCTTATGACCCAAATGCGTCTGTGTCTCAAAGCAGCAGAGTTGGTTCATCTACTCCAAGGAGCAGGGATCGACGGAGCACCCATGATGCTGTAGATAGTCCAGGTCATAACGGTTCCCCTACTACACACAAGAACTCACCTGATTTCAGAAAGAGAGACCTGATGACAAATTCCCGAAACGGTGAAACCAGTGGTGGGTCTGGGAGGAGATGGGCTGTAGATGACTTAGAGTACACCGAATCCCAAAGAGATAGCCCTGTTAGTGCAGGAAGAACTAGAGAACCAAGGAATCGAGATTTAGATAGAGAACGTGCAGTAGCAGAGGCAAAAGTTTGGGGTGAGAATCTGAGAGAAAAAAAGCAGGGTGGCGCAATGGATAGCTTTGATGCTACAAATGAGTGA
- the LOC108195535 gene encoding monothiol glutaredoxin-S10 yields the protein MDRIANLGSQKAVVIFSKSSCYMSHAIKRLFYEQGVSPMIHELDQDSRGKEMECALIRLGCSPAVPAVFIGGKFVGSATTVMTLHVNGSLNKLLKDAGALWL from the coding sequence ATGGATCGTATTGCAAATTTGGGTTCACAAAAGGCGGTAGTGATCTTTAGTAAGAGTTCATGCTACATGTCTCATGCAATCAAGAGGCTGTTTTATGAACAAGGAGTGAGCCCCATGATTCATGAGCTCGACCAAGACTCGAGAGGGAAGGAAATGGAGTGCGCGCTTATAAGGCTTGGGTGCAGCCCTGCAGTGCCAGCTGTGTTCATTGGTGGAAAATTTGTGGGGTCTGCAACCACTGTAATGACTCTTCATGTCAATGGCTCTCTTAATAAGTTGCTCAAAGATGCAGGAGCTTTATGGCTTTAG
- the LOC108195671 gene encoding probable leucine-rich repeat receptor-like protein kinase At1g35710 yields MALSSCIIYILQLVIVSVAAAEQVQSSSASSSLFEREALLSTGWWGNQIPTFNISKRYHCKWTGIQCNKAGRVLSINLISTVIHDEVGKLNFSSFPCLQTLDLSSCGLKGSIPDQIGMLSKLEYLSLYNNSLTGKLPPSLGNLTQLHVIDVAFNHLSGLVPSTLGGLTNLVSLYLYMNNLTGFIPSELGNLTNLANLYLSDNNLRGPIPVLENCNNLRYIELSHNFLSGNIPLELGSLGKLYSLALGKNNLTGAVPAALGYLFQLNYLNLSSNQLNGSIPVSVFKTCRRSLEYLDLSGNLLSGRIPEEIGRCSSLRSVSLGRNNLTGEVPQSLSCLSHLTFLDLDHLCNLSETIPPTNAPQGFDNTDNNSHNNRHDDESSSHQEKTLLLIILLTVLPVIIVVPLLILAVWLLRRHSPILNQELMNERNGDMCSVWNFDGNVAYEDIIRATNDFDIRCCIGTGGYGSVYEARLPSGKTVALKKLHRLEAQEPAFDRSFKNEVHILSSIRHKNIVKLYGYCLHNRCMFLVYEYMEKGSLFCALADDAHAMELDWSKRVGIVKGIAHALSYMHHDCTPPIVHRDISSNNILLNSQMEAFVADFGASRLLDPDSSNQTMVAGTYGYIAPELAYTMVVNEKCDVYSFGVVALEIIMGSHPGDFLSSFTSLKCIESRMLNDLLDTRLPRPTRQQEHDIVLVLKQAFACLSSNPKFRPAMITLSKEFSHKSQTPTSISIYTTSVEQVCEFPEANRSLTTSEVISV; encoded by the exons ATGGCTTTATCCTCATGCATTATTTACATTCTCCAACTTGTAATTGTGTCAGTTGCTGCAGCAGAACAGGTTCAGAGTTCATCAGCGTCATCATCATTGTTTGAAAGAGAAGCTCTTCTAAGCACGGGGTGGTGGGGGAATCAAATTCCTACTTTTAACATTTCAAAGCGGTATCATTGCAAGTGGACAGGCATCCAGTGTAACAAGGCAGGTAGAGTTTTATCTATTAATCTTATATCCACGGTGATACATGATGAGGTTGGAAAACTCAACTTCTCTTCTTTCCCATGCCTCCAAACACTTGATCTTTCCTCCTGCGGGCTTAAGGGAAGCATACCGGACCAGATTGGAATGCTTTCAAAACTTGAATATCTCTCCCTCTACAACAACTCTCTCACTGGTAAATTACCTCCTTCCCTGGgtaaccttactcaactacatGTGATTGATGTAGCTTTTAATCATCTAAGTGGGCTTGTTCCCTCGACACTAGGGGGCCTGACTAATTTGGTTTCTTTATACCTTTATATGAATAATCTTACTGGCTTTATTCCCTCAGAGCTAGGAAACCTGACTAATTTGGCTAATTTATACCTTTCTGATAATAATCTCCGTGGCCCCATACCCGTTTTAGAGAACTGCAACAATTTACGGTATATAGAGCTCTCCCACAATTTCCTCAGTGGAAATATTCCCTTGGAACTAGGGAGCCTTGGTAAATTGTACAGTCTAGCCCTGGGAAAAAACAACCTGACAGGGGCAGTCCCGGCAGCGTTGGGTTACTTATTCCAACTTAACTACCTGAACCTAAGCTCCAATCAGCTTAATGGGTCCATACCTGTTTCTGTTTTCAAGACCTGCAGGCGCAGTCTGGAATATCTAGACCTCTCTGGCAATTTGCTCAGTGGACGCATACCAGAAGAAATTGGACGTTGCTCTTCTTTAAGATCTGTCAGTTTAGGCAGGAACAATTTGACTGGAGAGGTACCCCAGTCATTAAGTTGTTTGTCACATTTAACGTTCTTGGACCTTGATCACTTGTGCAATCTTTCTGAAACAATCCCACCCACCAATGCTCCACAGGGGTTCGACAACACGGACAACAATTCCCATAACAATAGGCACGATGATGAATCATCTTCCCACCAAGAAAAAACACTTTTGCTCATCATACTACTCACAGTTCTTCCTGTTATCATCGTTGTTCCATTGTTAATACTAGCTGTCTGGCTTTTGCGTCGGCATTCACCCATATTAAATCAAGAATTGATGAATGAGAGGAATGGTGATATGTGTTCAGTATGGAACTTTGATGGAAATGTTGCATATGAGGACATTATACGCGCAACAAATGATTTTGATATCAGATGCTGCATTGGAACTGGAGGCTATGGCAGTGTATATGAAGCCAGGCTACCAAGCGGTAAGACTGTGGCGCTCAAAAAACTTCATCGCCTGGAAGCCCAAGAACCGGCTTTTGACAGAAGTTTTAAAAATGAAGTGCACATATTGTCGAGTATAAGGCACAAGAATATTGTGAAACTCTATGGTTACTGCTTGCACAACCGATGCATGTTTCTTGTCTACGAGTATATGGAGAAGGGAAGTTTATTTTGTGCTCTGGCAGATGATGCCCATGCCATGGAATTAGATTGGAGTAAAAGAGTGGGCATTGTGAAAGGTATTGCACATGCTTTATCTTACATGCATCATGACTGCACTCCGCCTATAGTTCATCGTGATATATCAAGTAATAACATACTTTTAAACTCTCAAATGGAGGCATTTGTCGCTGACTTTGGTGCATCAAGGTTGCTAGACCCAGACTCGTCCAATCAAACTATGGTTGCTGGCACTTATGGTTATATTGCTCCAG AGCTTGCATACACGATGGTTGTAAACGAAAAATGTGATGTATACAGCTTTGGAGTGGTGGCACTAGAAATAATTATGGGAAGCCATCCAGGAGACTTCCTCTCGTCATTCACATCCCTCAAATGCATTGAAAGTCGTATGTTGAATGATCTGCTGGACACACGCCTCCCTCGTCCCACAAGACAGCAAGAGCATGACATTGTTCTTGTTCTGAAACAAGCATTTGCATGTTTGAGCTCCAATCCCAAATTTCGGCCAGCTATGATTACTTTATCTAAGGAGTTCTCACATAAATCACAGACACCGACTTCAATTTCTATATATACCACTTCAGTTGAACAAGTTTGTGAATTTCCCGAAGCAAACAGAAGCCTGACAACAAGTGAGGTGATATCGGTTTAG